One Drosophila subobscura isolate 14011-0131.10 chromosome U, UCBerk_Dsub_1.0, whole genome shotgun sequence DNA window includes the following coding sequences:
- the LOC117902117 gene encoding tetraspanin-17 isoform X2 — translation MPAVRKYRRETSEISCCLKYLLFTSNVFIFVAALMVLSVGIWAWSEKDMFRNIAKLSFIALDPAFVLIILGGITFLLGFMGSVGALRENTCLLAAYAIFLSILLIAEIGFCALAFVLKDKGWIKDQATEGLKAFIRHYREDADQQNLIDWIQEDWLQCCGIDGPKDWDSNNYFNCSSIAIGSREACGVPFSCCRRRPQELIKNKQCGYDVRKEGYAMELSKIIYEKGCVQAGEEWMEHNLIIISTAVIVVMFFQILGICFAQNLRADIYTQKSKWH, via the exons ATGCCTGCAGTGCGCAAATATCGACGCGAGACAAGCGAAATCAGTTGCTGTCTGAAATATCTACTCTTCACAAGCAATGTGTTCATATTTGTGGCTGCTCTCATGGTGCTGTCCGTTGGCATCTGGGCTTGGAGCGAGAAAGACATGTTTCGCAACATTGCCAAGCTGAGTTTCATAGCCTTGGATCCGGCCTTTGTGTTGATTATACTGGGCGGCATCACCTTCCTTCTCGGCTTCATGGGCAGCGTGGGCGCACTGAGGGAAAATACTTGTCTCTTGGCTGCG TATGCCATTTTTCTGAGTATATTGCTTATAGCTGAGATTGGCTTCTGTGCTTTGGCATTTGTACTCAAGGACAAGGGTTGG ATCAAAGACCAAGCTACTGAGGGGCTCAAAGCCTTCATACGGCATTATCGTGAGGATGCTGATCAGCAGAATCTCATCGATTGGATACAGGAGGACTGGCTGCAGTGCTGCGGCATCGACGGACCCAAGGACTGGGACAGCAACAACTATTTCAATTGCTcgtccattgccattggcagtCGTGAGGCCTGCGGGGTGCCCTTCTCCTGTTGCCGTCGCCGGCCGCAAGAACTCATCAAGAACAAGCAATGCGGCTATGATGTGCGCAAAGAGGGATAT GCCATGGAGCTGTCCAAAATCATCTATGAAAAGGGCTGCGTTCAGGCTGGCGAAGAATGGATGGAACATAATTTGATTATCATTTCAACGGCTGTCATTGTGGTCATGTTTTTCcag ATTTTGGGCATTTGTTTTGCACAGAATTTGCGTGCCGACATTTATACCCAAAAATCGAAATGGCACTGA
- the LOC117902117 gene encoding tetraspanin-17 isoform X3: protein MPAVRKYRRETSEISCCLKYLLFTSNVFIFVAALMVLSVGIWAWSEKDMFRNIAKLSFIALDPAFVLIILGGITFLLGFMGSVGALRENTCLLAAYAIFLSILLIAEIGFCALAFVLKDKGWIKDQATEGLKAFIRHYREDADQQNLIDWIQEDWLQCCGIDGPKDWDSNNYFNCSSIAIGSREACGVPFSCCRRRPQELIKNKQCGYDVRKEGYPVDRNIHERGCLRAGEDWLEAHLISVAAACVGLLMLQILGICFAQNLRADIYTQKSKWH from the exons ATGCCTGCAGTGCGCAAATATCGACGCGAGACAAGCGAAATCAGTTGCTGTCTGAAATATCTACTCTTCACAAGCAATGTGTTCATATTTGTGGCTGCTCTCATGGTGCTGTCCGTTGGCATCTGGGCTTGGAGCGAGAAAGACATGTTTCGCAACATTGCCAAGCTGAGTTTCATAGCCTTGGATCCGGCCTTTGTGTTGATTATACTGGGCGGCATCACCTTCCTTCTCGGCTTCATGGGCAGCGTGGGCGCACTGAGGGAAAATACTTGTCTCTTGGCTGCG TATGCCATTTTTCTGAGTATATTGCTTATAGCTGAGATTGGCTTCTGTGCTTTGGCATTTGTACTCAAGGACAAGGGTTGG ATCAAAGACCAAGCTACTGAGGGGCTCAAAGCCTTCATACGGCATTATCGTGAGGATGCTGATCAGCAGAATCTCATCGATTGGATACAGGAGGACTGGCTGCAGTGCTGCGGCATCGACGGACCCAAGGACTGGGACAGCAACAACTATTTCAATTGCTcgtccattgccattggcagtCGTGAGGCCTGCGGGGTGCCCTTCTCCTGTTGCCGTCGCCGGCCGCAAGAACTCATCAAGAACAAGCAATGCGGCTATGATGTGCGCAAAGAGGGATAT CCTGTGGATAGGAATATACATGAGCGTGGCTGTTTGCGCGCTGGCGAGGATTGGCTGGAGGCACATCTAATAAGCGTGGCAGCGGCCTGCGTTggcctgctgatgctgcag ATTTTGGGCATTTGTTTTGCACAGAATTTGCGTGCCGACATTTATACCCAAAAATCGAAATGGCACTGA
- the LOC117902117 gene encoding tetraspanin-17 isoform X4 encodes MPAVRKYRRETSEISCCLKYLLFTSNVFIFVAALMVLSVGIWAWSEKDMFRNIAKLSFIALDPAFVLIILGGITFLLGFMGSVGALRENTCLLAAYAIFLSILLIAEIGFCALAFVLKDKGWIKDQATEGLKAFIRHYREDADQQNLIDWIQEDWLQCCGIDGPKDWDSNNYFNCSSIAIGSREACGVPFSCCRRRPQELIKNKQCGYDVRKEGYPVDRNIHERGCLRAGEDWLEAHLISVAAACVGLLMLQAMELSKIIYEKGCVQAGEEWMEHNLIIISTAVIVVMFFQILGICFAQNLRADIYTQKSKWH; translated from the exons ATGCCTGCAGTGCGCAAATATCGACGCGAGACAAGCGAAATCAGTTGCTGTCTGAAATATCTACTCTTCACAAGCAATGTGTTCATATTTGTGGCTGCTCTCATGGTGCTGTCCGTTGGCATCTGGGCTTGGAGCGAGAAAGACATGTTTCGCAACATTGCCAAGCTGAGTTTCATAGCCTTGGATCCGGCCTTTGTGTTGATTATACTGGGCGGCATCACCTTCCTTCTCGGCTTCATGGGCAGCGTGGGCGCACTGAGGGAAAATACTTGTCTCTTGGCTGCG TATGCCATTTTTCTGAGTATATTGCTTATAGCTGAGATTGGCTTCTGTGCTTTGGCATTTGTACTCAAGGACAAGGGTTGG ATCAAAGACCAAGCTACTGAGGGGCTCAAAGCCTTCATACGGCATTATCGTGAGGATGCTGATCAGCAGAATCTCATCGATTGGATACAGGAGGACTGGCTGCAGTGCTGCGGCATCGACGGACCCAAGGACTGGGACAGCAACAACTATTTCAATTGCTcgtccattgccattggcagtCGTGAGGCCTGCGGGGTGCCCTTCTCCTGTTGCCGTCGCCGGCCGCAAGAACTCATCAAGAACAAGCAATGCGGCTATGATGTGCGCAAAGAGGGATAT CCTGTGGATAGGAATATACATGAGCGTGGCTGTTTGCGCGCTGGCGAGGATTGGCTGGAGGCACATCTAATAAGCGTGGCAGCGGCCTGCGTTggcctgctgatgctgcag GCCATGGAGCTGTCCAAAATCATCTATGAAAAGGGCTGCGTTCAGGCTGGCGAAGAATGGATGGAACATAATTTGATTATCATTTCAACGGCTGTCATTGTGGTCATGTTTTTCcag ATTTTGGGCATTTGTTTTGCACAGAATTTGCGTGCCGACATTTATACCCAAAAATCGAAATGGCACTGA
- the LOC117902117 gene encoding tetraspanin-17 isoform X1: MPAVRKYRRETSEISCCLKYLLFTSNVFIFVAALMVLSVGIWAWSEKDMFRNIAKLSFIALDPAFVLIILGGITFLLGFMGSVGALRENTCLLAAYAIFLSILLIAEIGFCALAFVLKDKGWIKDQATEGLKAFIRHYREDADQQNLIDWIQEDWLQCCGIDGPKDWDSNNYFNCSSIAIGSREACGVPFSCCRRRPQELIKNKQCGYDVRKEGYVSGFRFRFTRNHNPIINLCKQPVDRNIHERGCLRAGEDWLEAHLISVAAACVGLLMLQILGICFAQNLRADIYTQKSKWH; the protein is encoded by the exons ATGCCTGCAGTGCGCAAATATCGACGCGAGACAAGCGAAATCAGTTGCTGTCTGAAATATCTACTCTTCACAAGCAATGTGTTCATATTTGTGGCTGCTCTCATGGTGCTGTCCGTTGGCATCTGGGCTTGGAGCGAGAAAGACATGTTTCGCAACATTGCCAAGCTGAGTTTCATAGCCTTGGATCCGGCCTTTGTGTTGATTATACTGGGCGGCATCACCTTCCTTCTCGGCTTCATGGGCAGCGTGGGCGCACTGAGGGAAAATACTTGTCTCTTGGCTGCG TATGCCATTTTTCTGAGTATATTGCTTATAGCTGAGATTGGCTTCTGTGCTTTGGCATTTGTACTCAAGGACAAGGGTTGG ATCAAAGACCAAGCTACTGAGGGGCTCAAAGCCTTCATACGGCATTATCGTGAGGATGCTGATCAGCAGAATCTCATCGATTGGATACAGGAGGACTGGCTGCAGTGCTGCGGCATCGACGGACCCAAGGACTGGGACAGCAACAACTATTTCAATTGCTcgtccattgccattggcagtCGTGAGGCCTGCGGGGTGCCCTTCTCCTGTTGCCGTCGCCGGCCGCAAGAACTCATCAAGAACAAGCAATGCGGCTATGATGTGCGCAAAGAGGGATATGTAAGTGGTTTTAGGTTTAGGTTTACACGTAATCATAATCCCATAATTAATCTGTGCAAGCAGCCTGTGGATAGGAATATACATGAGCGTGGCTGTTTGCGCGCTGGCGAGGATTGGCTGGAGGCACATCTAATAAGCGTGGCAGCGGCCTGCGTTggcctgctgatgctgcag ATTTTGGGCATTTGTTTTGCACAGAATTTGCGTGCCGACATTTATACCCAAAAATCGAAATGGCACTGA